Proteins found in one Arthrobacter sp. U41 genomic segment:
- a CDS encoding DUF2304 domain-containing protein, producing MGSTLAPFIFALVMVGIVLELVRRKVFREKYAALWLIIGASALVLAGWPGLLSDLSRLLGVQVASNLLFALCIVLLLGVCLHLSWELSVVEDENRTLAEEVAILRAAVERLDAQLNRLGLADEVPDKSVRMPNGSHTTGKPED from the coding sequence ATGGGAAGCACCCTTGCCCCGTTTATTTTCGCTTTGGTAATGGTGGGGATCGTGCTGGAGCTCGTCCGGCGTAAGGTCTTTCGCGAAAAGTATGCGGCCCTCTGGCTAATCATCGGGGCGAGTGCGCTGGTCCTAGCTGGCTGGCCTGGATTGCTGTCCGACCTCAGCAGGCTCCTGGGCGTCCAGGTTGCGTCAAACCTGCTATTTGCACTCTGTATCGTGCTTCTACTCGGGGTATGTCTCCATCTTTCGTGGGAACTCTCAGTGGTCGAGGACGAGAATCGAACATTGGCTGAAGAGGTGGCCATACTGAGGGCCGCAGTGGAGCGACTGGATGCCCAGCTGAATCGTTTGGGCCTAGCCGATGAAGTCCCCGACAAGTCCGTGCGGATGCCAAACGGATCCCATACGACGGGTAAACCCGAAGATTGA
- the wecB gene encoding non-hydrolyzing UDP-N-acetylglucosamine 2-epimerase: MTDAGRRLKVLTIVGTRPEIIRLAATIRRLDRSTDHVLVHTGQNYDYELNEVFFEDLGLRKPDHFLAADTSSLGAVLGSILAKTEQVLLQEKPDAMVVLGDTNSCISALMAKRLKIPVYHMEAGNRCFDENVPEETNRKLVDHVADYNLVYTEHARRNLLSEGLHPSRLLLTGSPMKEVLLGNADAIAASDVLKRQELITGGYFMVSVHREENVDSPERLAEILKALQSVSERYGLPVLVSTHPRTRKRLEEQPEELKRGLRFHPPFGFNDYVRLQQEAKLVLSDSGTISEESSLLGFPAVTLRDAIERPESLDTAAIITTGVKADAIVDAIGIVLDQFETDGPPVIPADYQISDTSRRVVNFIRSTAHTHHQRAGIFVNRDR; encoded by the coding sequence ATGACCGACGCTGGCCGCAGGCTAAAAGTTTTGACTATTGTTGGGACAAGGCCCGAAATAATTCGTCTGGCTGCCACAATTCGACGCCTGGACAGAAGCACGGACCACGTTTTGGTGCACACCGGCCAGAACTACGACTATGAGTTGAACGAAGTCTTTTTCGAAGACTTGGGACTCCGCAAGCCTGATCATTTCTTGGCAGCGGACACATCTTCTCTGGGAGCCGTCCTCGGATCGATCCTGGCGAAGACTGAGCAGGTGCTCCTTCAGGAGAAGCCAGATGCAATGGTTGTCCTGGGAGACACCAACAGTTGCATTTCCGCCCTTATGGCCAAGCGCTTGAAGATCCCGGTTTACCACATGGAGGCCGGCAACCGTTGCTTTGACGAGAACGTTCCCGAGGAAACCAACCGCAAACTCGTTGACCATGTTGCCGACTACAACCTGGTGTACACCGAGCATGCTCGCCGCAACCTGCTGTCGGAAGGGCTCCACCCGTCCCGGCTTCTTCTCACAGGTTCCCCCATGAAGGAGGTATTGCTGGGCAATGCCGACGCCATTGCGGCCAGTGATGTCCTCAAGCGCCAGGAGCTTATCACCGGCGGATATTTCATGGTCAGCGTGCATCGGGAAGAAAACGTCGACAGTCCTGAGCGCCTTGCTGAGATTCTGAAGGCTCTCCAGTCCGTCAGTGAGCGCTATGGACTCCCCGTCCTCGTCTCCACGCACCCGCGGACACGGAAGCGTCTGGAGGAACAGCCAGAAGAGCTTAAGCGAGGATTGCGTTTCCATCCTCCTTTCGGCTTTAACGACTACGTCAGGCTGCAGCAGGAGGCAAAACTGGTCCTCTCCGACAGCGGAACGATTAGCGAGGAGTCCTCTCTGCTGGGCTTCCCCGCCGTCACTCTGAGGGATGCAATTGAGCGGCCCGAGTCTCTCGATACCGCTGCCATCATCACGACCGGGGTCAAGGCCGACGCAATTGTTGACGCCATTGGGATCGTTCTGGATCAGTTTGAGACGGATGGACCGCCGGTAATTCCGGCGGACTACCAGATAAGCGACACTTCGCGTCGGGTAGTAAATTTCATCCGATCGACTGCCCACACCCACCACCAACGGGCCGGAATCTTCGTCAATAGGGACCGCTAA
- a CDS encoding DUF6541 family protein, whose product MALVAIAPAVTVSIVAVAALIAPIVGLEWSLVPVSALAVVVATVALAVTWFVFKDMAVRKPRTINWLAGAGHAAAIGAAAFLIGRRLMAVFGTPESFSQTLDNVFHLNAIRYIQDTASGSSFMVSAMTGGTFYPSAWHDLVSLLAEFTGASIPVAVNIINLVVGSIVWPLGCIFLAQTIVGNRVVVSVAAGVLSAAFGAFPLLLLDFGVLYPNFLGNALLPVAIGLGLQALGLGHQLLQPRTVSWLLLFTVLPGLTLAHPSSTMALLALMLPPLLFIWFRSTRRVVARTGRRSLALSGMVAVLLLGVSALIIIWQSVRPVESAATWQPIETTGRAIGEVITSSGIGRPVSWVVMILSVAGIVSIILRRTQPWLIGMYGVIAGLFVVVASAPFGPMRTFFTGVWYNDSPRLASLLPVMILPLAVVGAVRCWDKWIVPTMAALPPISKVRAGFQEARLRGYAVGIVALVLTGILGFTTQQANVREAQSSAASGYQLTNDAPLVSTDELALMKRLPNEVPEGATMVGNPWNGSAMAYAFSGRKLLQLHLLGEVPDDATEIFDGLNAANADPAVCPVVRRLQISYVLDFGHEEIQGWDHGYRGLDNLITDGVARLVDSEGQAKLYKLTACGQ is encoded by the coding sequence ATGGCTCTGGTGGCCATTGCTCCCGCTGTCACTGTTTCAATTGTGGCAGTCGCCGCGCTGATTGCGCCGATCGTCGGGTTGGAGTGGTCCCTAGTTCCGGTGAGCGCCCTGGCGGTAGTCGTGGCGACGGTGGCGCTTGCCGTGACCTGGTTCGTTTTCAAGGACATGGCGGTCCGCAAGCCACGAACCATTAACTGGCTCGCGGGCGCGGGTCACGCTGCCGCAATTGGCGCCGCGGCATTCCTTATCGGAAGACGCCTCATGGCCGTTTTCGGCACCCCGGAGTCCTTCTCGCAGACGCTTGACAACGTCTTTCACTTGAATGCGATCCGATACATCCAAGACACGGCTTCGGGATCTTCGTTTATGGTGAGCGCGATGACCGGAGGCACTTTCTACCCCTCAGCATGGCACGATCTCGTCTCGCTGCTGGCCGAGTTCACCGGCGCCAGCATTCCCGTCGCCGTCAACATCATCAACCTAGTCGTGGGCTCAATTGTCTGGCCTTTGGGTTGCATTTTCCTGGCTCAGACGATTGTGGGGAACCGCGTTGTCGTCAGCGTCGCAGCAGGAGTCCTGTCCGCTGCCTTTGGCGCTTTCCCCTTGCTCCTTCTCGACTTTGGCGTCCTATATCCGAACTTTCTGGGTAACGCCCTCTTGCCGGTGGCAATCGGACTGGGACTTCAGGCGCTGGGACTTGGTCATCAGTTACTGCAACCGAGGACCGTGTCATGGCTGTTGCTGTTCACCGTGCTTCCTGGTCTGACGCTTGCCCATCCGAGCAGCACTATGGCACTGCTAGCCTTGATGCTGCCCCCGCTGCTGTTTATCTGGTTTCGTTCCACTCGTCGAGTTGTCGCGCGAACTGGAAGACGATCGCTTGCACTCTCAGGCATGGTTGCCGTCCTGCTCCTTGGAGTGTCCGCGCTGATTATTATCTGGCAATCAGTCCGTCCAGTGGAGAGCGCGGCCACATGGCAGCCGATTGAGACTACGGGCCGCGCGATTGGCGAGGTGATTACAAGCTCGGGTATTGGGCGTCCGGTGTCCTGGGTGGTCATGATCCTGTCCGTCGCTGGCATTGTGTCAATCATTTTGCGGCGGACACAGCCTTGGCTTATCGGCATGTATGGCGTGATTGCCGGATTGTTTGTTGTCGTTGCCTCTGCGCCGTTTGGACCTATGAGGACCTTTTTTACAGGTGTCTGGTACAACGATTCTCCCCGTCTCGCTTCGCTCCTTCCCGTGATGATCTTGCCCCTAGCCGTAGTTGGCGCCGTTCGTTGCTGGGACAAATGGATTGTCCCGACCATGGCGGCCCTGCCTCCCATTTCTAAGGTCAGGGCTGGGTTCCAGGAGGCTAGGCTGCGGGGATACGCCGTCGGAATCGTGGCATTAGTCTTGACCGGAATCCTCGGGTTTACCACGCAGCAGGCAAACGTGCGCGAGGCGCAGTCATCGGCGGCTTCCGGTTATCAGCTGACCAACGATGCCCCTTTGGTGTCTACCGATGAGCTGGCCTTGATGAAGAGACTCCCCAACGAAGTGCCAGAAGGGGCAACCATGGTTGGCAACCCATGGAATGGGAGCGCCATGGCTTATGCGTTCTCAGGGCGGAAGCTTCTCCAGCTACATTTGCTGGGGGAGGTGCCTGACGACGCAACGGAAATATTCGACGGTCTAAATGCGGCGAATGCTGATCCGGCAGTTTGCCCAGTGGTCCGGCGCCTTCAAATCAGCTACGTTTTGGATTTTGGGCACGAAGAAATCCAGGGATGGGACCACGGCTACCGCGGCTTGGATAATCTCATCACGGATGGCGTCGCGCGCCTCGTGGATTCCGAAGGACAAGCGAAATTGTACAAACTGACTGCGTGCGGACAGTGA
- a CDS encoding polysaccharide biosynthesis C-terminal domain-containing protein yields MTIALTGSNGFLGWHTKVLAHSLGEKVESIALGEKFDANLAVTALENATTLVHVAGVNRGDDETVRRGNVLFAEQLARTLESSSVKPSTVVYANSIQVGNGSPYALGKEQAGNILEEAARNAGARFVDVKLPNLFGEHGLPFYNSVVATFCHLAADGKSLQIQDDKALTLLHAQTAAEVLLGLHEPEDALGLATTKLVSEVAALIQETAAQYSTGTIPDISGPFERDMFNTYRSFLVGDRLPISLDRKEDARGAFFEVVRSGGGEGQSSFSTTVSGVTRGQHYHRRKIERFTVLSGTAEISMRKLFTDEVVSYHVDGQNPVAIDMPTMWSHKITNIGSDKLYTMFWVNEIFDPASPDTFPEEV; encoded by the coding sequence GTGACGATTGCATTAACCGGAAGTAACGGCTTTTTAGGGTGGCACACGAAGGTCCTGGCTCATTCCCTTGGTGAAAAAGTCGAGTCGATTGCGTTGGGCGAAAAATTTGACGCGAATTTGGCTGTCACTGCCCTCGAAAACGCTACAACCCTGGTTCACGTAGCCGGCGTTAACCGGGGCGACGACGAGACTGTCAGACGGGGCAACGTGCTATTCGCGGAGCAACTGGCGCGAACGCTGGAATCATCGTCCGTGAAGCCATCGACCGTTGTGTACGCCAACTCTATCCAAGTTGGCAATGGCTCACCGTACGCGCTAGGCAAGGAGCAGGCAGGAAATATCCTGGAGGAAGCGGCTAGGAACGCCGGCGCTCGATTCGTTGACGTCAAGCTCCCCAACCTTTTCGGCGAACATGGGCTCCCCTTTTACAACTCGGTCGTCGCCACGTTCTGCCACCTTGCAGCCGACGGCAAGTCACTGCAGATTCAGGATGACAAGGCACTGACGCTGCTGCACGCTCAGACGGCCGCGGAGGTCCTCCTCGGGCTTCACGAACCGGAGGACGCGCTGGGACTCGCCACGACGAAGTTGGTCAGCGAGGTTGCTGCCTTGATCCAAGAGACTGCGGCTCAATACTCCACCGGGACGATTCCCGATATTTCCGGGCCTTTTGAGCGAGACATGTTCAATACCTACCGCTCCTTCCTAGTGGGCGATCGGCTCCCGATTTCTCTGGACCGGAAGGAAGACGCCCGTGGAGCATTCTTCGAAGTGGTCCGCAGCGGTGGAGGCGAGGGTCAGTCGTCGTTCTCGACGACAGTATCCGGCGTGACCCGAGGGCAGCACTACCACCGTCGCAAGATTGAACGATTCACCGTTTTGTCGGGAACCGCTGAAATTTCCATGCGAAAACTTTTCACTGATGAAGTTGTTAGTTATCACGTCGACGGGCAGAATCCTGTCGCTATCGACATGCCAACGATGTGGTCGCACAAGATCACAAATATTGGATCCGATAAGCTATATACGATGTTCTGGGTCAATGAAATCTTTGATCCAGCCTCTCCCGACACTTTCCCGGAGGAAGTATGA
- a CDS encoding glycosyltransferase family 2 protein gives MLSPITRRVLVIMPAWNEGESVGNTVSEVLALDEGYDVLVVDDGSKDATASIAASAGATVLRLPFNMGVGGAMRAGFKYADRYDYDAVIQVDADGQHNPREIAAVLKGLEIADISIGARFAAKGDYKVSGPRRWAMVFLATVISALAHTKLTDVTSGFRAGNKRAIAQYLDHYPAEYLGDTIDSLVVAVKSGCTVTQIPVAMRPRQGGTPSHNPAKSALYLLRSVFALLFAVTRSRSQIATQEGPA, from the coding sequence ATGCTTAGCCCAATAACCCGTCGCGTGCTCGTGATCATGCCGGCCTGGAACGAAGGCGAATCCGTGGGAAACACGGTTTCGGAGGTACTCGCCCTAGACGAAGGATATGACGTCCTGGTAGTCGACGACGGATCGAAGGACGCCACCGCGTCGATCGCCGCCTCGGCTGGTGCGACCGTCCTTCGGCTACCTTTCAATATGGGTGTGGGCGGTGCCATGCGCGCTGGCTTCAAGTATGCGGATCGTTACGACTACGATGCTGTCATCCAGGTGGACGCGGACGGCCAGCACAATCCGCGGGAAATAGCGGCGGTCCTCAAAGGGCTTGAAATAGCAGATATTTCCATCGGTGCGCGCTTCGCGGCCAAGGGCGACTACAAAGTCTCCGGACCACGGCGCTGGGCTATGGTGTTCCTGGCTACCGTAATCTCCGCATTGGCGCACACGAAGCTAACAGATGTAACCTCGGGGTTCCGGGCGGGCAACAAACGCGCCATCGCACAGTATCTGGATCACTATCCGGCTGAGTACTTGGGGGACACAATCGACTCTTTGGTCGTAGCTGTTAAGTCCGGCTGCACAGTCACCCAGATACCGGTGGCGATGCGTCCTCGCCAGGGAGGGACTCCTAGCCACAATCCAGCCAAGTCCGCCCTTTACCTCCTGCGCTCAGTGTTTGCTCTCCTATTTGCCGTGACTCGAAGCCGGTCCCAAATCGCCACACAGGAAGGCCCTGCCTGA